The proteins below are encoded in one region of Helianthus annuus cultivar XRQ/B chromosome 2, HanXRQr2.0-SUNRISE, whole genome shotgun sequence:
- the LOC118485763 gene encoding uncharacterized protein LOC118485763, giving the protein MAERGRRAHRQDRRNADRGNEDYRRDPRDIEEIVRLQQRIRDLELQQEPRFGEDTDTDRDIWDDGTGYQDYNPFARQGLGNPFDQREPQPDPLRSLGIKIEIPEFDGKMQPDEFLDWLHTVERIFDLRDIPDRFKVKLVAIKLRKYASLWWEHVKKKRSQEGRSRVTTWEKMRKLLREKFLPPNYRQEAFLDYHNHSQQSTTVEELIADFDRLRMRCGAEEEEEQVIARFFRALRPEIADIVQLQPYWTFADVCQLALKVEKQLRSKGKIPVKTSPFKPEVSHGPIKAEAPRPATNTPTGSRSGPAKSETTANNPTGPSRAPRCFKCGGLGHFARECANTQLVTLTEDSPPVYDTEEDQAGNEPEIIYPDRGEVLIAQRILSVTPDKTVNDTLWLRNNIFRTRCTAKGKVCTVIIDGGSCENMVATTMVEKLGLQTEPHPDPYQLTWLKKGNVVKVTQRCLVQFSIGSKYSDETAKPPFMLALVIAESNPAASKPPAELQPLLTEFGDVFPGEIPAGLPLVREIQHCIDLIPGSVIPNKPAHRMNPKEYEELHRQVSELLEKGLIRETTPASSQAGNGIRMDESKIEAILTWPTPTTLFEVRSFHGLASFYRRFIRNFSAIVAPITDFLKGKTFQWTPAAAKAFDCLKKCVTQAPVLALPNFQKAFQVECDASGFRVGGVLSQDGRPIAFFSEKLSEAKQKFSTYDKECYAIVRSLEYWRHYLIHAEFILFSDHQALRYIQEFSFVIRHKSGATNTVADALSRRRALLTSLQVRVEWFDNFCALYPDDPDFAELWNTCRVAPTLGHSLQDGFLFNGTRLCVPKCSLRDSIILEGHQGALAGHFGRDKTLKLIKERFFWPKMGADVNRIVDRCHTCHIAKTHKSNAGLYTPLPVPEGPWEDVSLDFVVGLPRTQRQKDSIMVVVDRFSKMAHFIPCAKTYDASQIARLYFEEVVRLHGIPRSLTSDRDVKFVGHFWRTLWKKLGSSLNFSSAHHPQSDGQTEVTNRSLGNLLRSLVGSNPKQWDLVLAQAEFAYNRSSHRSTGMSPFLVVYCRNPFTPLDLAPSPTVEHYSVEGDERANQIKSIHEQVRNAIVNHNLVYQRRANEKRKQVVFQAGDLVWVHLSKERFPGGKASKLNPRADGPFRVLERINDNAYKIELPGHYNVSATFNVADLSPFVAELDDPFDSRTSPSEEGGMMQLGPVRALGQLIMECGLFVMQEAVAAQLKARVEAEQGDLGCKLESLVYLLFSWFIFCFSMFIWF; this is encoded by the exons ATGGCAGAACGTGGAAGACGTGCTCATCGACAAGATCGTAGAAACGCCGACCGAGGCAACGAAGACTATCGACGCGATCCACGTGACATCGAAGAGATTGTTCGACTGCAGCAACGGATCCGGGATCTGGAATTGCAGCAGGAGCCGCGTTTCGGTGAAGATACGGACACGGACCGGGACATCTGGGATGACGGGACCGGGTACCAAGACTACAACCCTTTTGCTCGACAAGGACTGGGGAACCCCTTCGATCAGCGGGAACCACAGCCCGACCCTCTGCGAAGCTTAGGGATCAAGATTGAAATCCCTGAGTTTGATGGCAAGATGCAACCGGATGAATTCCTTGACTGGCTCCATACGGTCGAGCGGATTTTTGACCTTCGCGACATCCCCGACAGGTTCAAGGTAAAACTAGTAGCTATAAAACTTCGCAAGTATGCGTCATTATGGTGGGAACATGTCAAGAAAAAGAGGTCTCAAGAGGGGCGATCTCGGGTTACAACTTGGGAGAAGATGAGGAAGTTGTTACGTGAGAAATTTTTGCCACCCAACTATCGCCAAGAGGCTTTCTTGGATTATCATAACCATTCCCAAcagtcaacaactgttgaggaaTTAATTGCTGATTTTGACAGGTTAAGAATGCGATGCGGTgcggaggaagaagaagaacaggtCATCGCCCGGTTCTTCAGAGCCTTGCGACCAGAGATAGCTGATATTGTCCAATTACAACCTTACTGGACCTTTGCTGATGTTTGTCAATTGGCTTTAAAGGTAGAAAAACAACTCAGATCCAAAGGGAAGATACCTGTGAAGACCAGCCCATTCAAACCCGAGGTGTCGCACGGCCCAATCAAAGCCGAGGCGCCCCGGCCTGCTACCAACACCCCCACAGGCAGCCGGTCTGGTCCTGCCAAATCTGAAACAACAGCTAACAATCCCACAGGACCCTCTCGAGCACCGcgatgttttaaatgtggaggGTTAGGACATTTTGCGCGTGAATGCGCCAACACCCAGTTAGTCACCCTCACAGAAGACTCACCACCGGTATATGATACCGAGGAAGATCAAGCCGGGAATGAACCAGAAATTATATATCCTGATAGGGGCGAGGTCTTGATTGCTCAGCGGATACTCAGCGTCACACCCGACAAGACCGTTAATGACACACTCTGGCTCCGTAATAACATCTTTAGAACTCGTTGCACCGCCAAGGGTAAAGTATGTACGGTTATTATTGATGGGGGGAGTTGTGAGAACATGGTAGCGACGACAATGGTGGAAAAATTAGGTCTACAAACCGAGCCTCACCCCGATCCGTATCAGTTAACTTGGTTAAAAAAAGGCAATGTTGTGAAGGTGACTCAGCGATGCTTAGTTCAGTTTAGCATTGGCTCTAAATATTCCGATGAG ACTGCCAAGCCACCTTTCATGCTCGCCCTAGTAATAGCCGAATCTAATCCAGCAGCCTCCAAACCTCCAGCGGAACTACAACCTCTTTTAACCGAATTTGGAGATGTGTTTCCAGGAGAGATACCGGCGGGTCTACCattagttcgggaaattcagcACTGTATTGACCTCATACCTGGTTCGGTTATTCCTAATAAACCCGCGCACCGCATGAACCCGAAAGAGTACGAGGAACTTCACCGCCAAGTTAGTGAATTACTTGAAAAGGGGCTGATTCGTGAAA CAACACCTGCTTCATCTCAGGCAG GCAACGGAATTCGCATGGACGAATCGAAGATTGAGGCAATCCTTACATGGCCCACTCCGACTACTTTATTTGAAGTCCGGAGTTTTCACGGGTTAGCATCGTTCTATCGGCGTTTTATTCGTAACTTTAGCGCGATCGTCGCTCCCATCACTGATTTCTTGAAAGGAAAGACATTTCAATGGACGCCCGCCGCTGCCAAAGCATTCGACTGCCTAAAAAAATGTGTGACGCAAGCTCCTGTTCTCGCATTACCTAATTTCCAAAAAGCGTTCCAGGTTGAGTGTGATGCGTCAGGTTTCAGGGTTGGAGGTGTCCTGAGTCAAGACGGTCGACCCATCGCTTTCTTTAGTGAGAAGCTTAGTGAGGCCAAGCAAAAGTTTAGTACTTATGACAAAGAATGTTACGCCATCGTTCGAAGTTTGGAATATTGGCGCCACTATCTCATCCATGCGGAATTCATTCTTTTTTCAGACCATCAGGCGCTTCGATACATTCAAG AATTTTCTTTTGTGATCCGCCATAAATCGGGGGCTACTAATACCGTTGCGGATGCTTTAAGTAGGAGGCGCGCCCTTCTTACTTCACTCCAAGTTCGGGTGGAATGGTTCGATAATTTTTGTGCATTATACCCGGATGACCCAGATTTTGCGGAGCTGTGGAATACGTGTCGTGTCGCTCCAACATTGGGACACTCTCTTCAAGATGGGTTTTTGTTTAATGGGACACGGTTGTGCGTGCCTAAGTGTTCGTTACGGGATTCGATTATTCTTGAGGGACATCAGGGGGCTTTGGCCGGTCACTTTGGTCGGGATAAAACACTCAAGTTGATTAAGGAGCGGTTTTTTTGGCCAAAGATGGGGGCAGATGTGAACAGAATAGTTGATCGGTGCCATACTTGccatattgcaaaaactcataaGTCAAATGCTGGTTTATACACGCCGTTACCAGTACCCGAGGGACCATGGGAGGATGTCAGCCTTGATTTCGTTGTTGGTCTGCCCCGGACACAGCGACAGAAAGATTCCATAATGGTGGTAGTCGATCGTTTTTCCAAGATGGCTCATTTTATACCTTGTGCTAAAACTTATGATGCGAGCCAAATAGCACGGTTGTATTTTGAGGAGGTTGTCCGTTTGCATGGTATTCCCAGGTCCTTGACTTCTGATCGGGATGTTAAATTTGTGGGTCATTTCTGGAGAACGTTATGGAAGAAGTTGGGATCCAGTCTTAATTTTAGCAGCGCGCACCATCCACAGAGTGACGGACAAACAGAAGTAACAAACAGGAGTCTGGGAAATTTATTACGAAGTTTGGTGGGGTCTAATCCAAAACAGTGGGATCTCGTGTTGGCTCAGGCGGAGTTTGCATACAATAGGTCCTCTCATCGGTCTACGGGCATGAGTCCGTTTTTAGTTGTGTACTGCCGGAATCCATTTACGCCATTAGATTTAGCTCCGTCTCCAACTGTTGAACATTATAGTGTTGAGGGCGACGAGCGAGCCAACCAAATTAAATCTATTCATGAGCAGGTTCGGAACGCGATTGTCAATCATAACCTTGTGTATCAAAGGAGAGCTAATGAGAAGAGGAAGCAGGTGGTTTTTCAAGCGGGAGACTTAGTGTGGGTGCATCTTAGCAAGGAGCGATTTCCGGGAGGGAAGGCAAGTAAGTTAAATCCGCGGGCTGATGGGCCTTTTCGCGTGCTGGAACGTATCAACGATAATGCTTACAAGATTGAGTTGCCTGGTCATTATAACGTTTCCGCCACATTTAATGTCGCTGACCTTTCTCCTTTTGTTGCTGAGCTGGATGATCCCTTTGACTCGAGGACGAGTCCTTCT